The DNA sequence GATCAACGCCGTCATTATCGCGTTGATGACCGCAGCAGAACAGGGAACAGCGGCCTTCGACGTCTTGCACGCTCTCGACTCGATTGCTCTCGTAGTCTTTGTCATTGAGTTGGTTCTCAAGCTTGTTGCCTACGGACCGAAGCGTTTCTTCACCGACGGCTGGTCTGTCTTCGATTTCATTGTTGTGGGCATTGCCCTTGTGCCCAGTGCTGGACCACTTTCGGTTCTTCGTGCGCTCCGAGTGCTCCGTATTTTGCGAGTGATCAAGTTCATGCCGCAGGTGCGGATGGTCGTTGAAGCCCTCATCCGTTCATTTCCGGGCATCGGCGCAATCGCCCTGCTGATGTCTCTCGTCTTCTTTGTAGCTTCGGTGATGTCGACGGAACTGTTCGGCGATCAGTTCCCGGAGTGGTTCGGCAGTATCGGAAAGTCGACGTATTCGCTCTTTCAGATCATGACCCTCGAAAGCTGGTCGATGGGGATCGTGCGCCCGATCATGGAAGTGATGCCGTTGGCGTGGCTGTTCTTCGTGCCGTTCATCCTGATCGCCGCGTTCATCACCCTGAACTTGTTTATTGCCGTCATCGTCGACACGATGTCATCGCTGCGTGTTGAGCGCGAAGAGGCAGATCATGCCGAACAAGAACGTCTCGCTCCCGCGGTGCAGCTGCAACTGAGCGAAGAGGAACACACGCTGGTGTCGAACGGCCTCAATCGGATGCTGGTGCCCTCGGTGGCGCAGCCAGAATTGTTGCGGATGTGGGGCGTCGAGACCCCCGACGCGTTGCACGAGGATATTCAGCGGCTTCAGCTCGCACTCGCCGCTAATCACGAGCATTCGCCCGCCGATTGGGCGCGGATGCTGTTCGCCACTGATCTCGCACTGGTGAGGGGCCCGTCGCTTGGCTCTACTTCCGCCGAACGGGACGCCCAGGCCAACAAGGCTCTGGCGCTTTCGCGCTCTCTTCGAGCACGGTTCGATGAACATGCGACGTCAGCGCCGGTCGTGAACTCGGCCGTCAACGCCGCGGTGTGACCGAGCACACTGTGAAAGCGTCAGGCTGAGAGCTCGTACGCCCTGATGTAATCGAGGCGGTACTCCTGCGGCTGCCTGATGGTGTCGGAGAGCTCGCCGGACTGCGGCCAACCGGCATCGGAAAGGTCCTCGCCTGCCGCACCCTAGGCTTAACGCATGGCTCACGGCGAACTCCTAGACCTTGCTCGTTCTGTTGCGACGCAGGCGGCCGAGCTCGCCGCTCGCCGCCGCATCGAAGGCGTAACCGTCGCAGATCGCAAAACTTCGTCAGTGGATGTCGTCACCTACGCCGACCGGGAAAGCGAAGAACTCATCCGCAGCCTGATTGCCGCTGCACGCCCCCATGACGGATTCTTGGGCGAAGAGGGCGAAGCAAACACCGGCACGAGTGGACTGACCTGGGTCGTCGATCCCATCGACGGGACCGTGAACTACCTCTACGGCATCCCGCACTACGCCATCAGCGTTGCCGTCGTCGAAGGTGACCCCGATCCTTCAACGTGGCGGGCGCTCGCCGGAGCTGTTGTGAATCTTGGCGCGCGCGAGACGTATGCCGCCACCGCCGGCGGAGGGTCATTCCTCAACGGGCAACGACTCCAAGTGGCCGAATCGGTAGACCTCTCGCAGGCGCTGGTAGCGACCGGGTTCTCCTATTTGCAGGAATTGCGCGTCAAGCAGGGGCGAGTAGTTGCCGGGCTGCTGCCACAGGTTCGCGACATTCGCAGAATGGGCACCGCATCCCTCGACCTGTGCATGGTGGCGGCGGGGCGCGTGAACGCGTACTACGAAGAAAGCCTGAACCCGTGGGACCACGCGGCCGGTGCGCTCATTGCTCGTGAGGCCGGCGCCACGGTGAAAGGCCGGGGGACTCAGGCTGAAGGAAAGGACTTCATCTTGGCGGCGGCACCAGCCGTTGCCCAGAAACTTGAGGCAGTATTAACGCAGCTAGACGCGTGAATTAGACCACTTTTAAAAGGTGTGGCGACTAGACCACTTGCGCGCTAAACTTTACCGATCTGTTACCCGCGTGCAACCCGTACGCACGTGGGGAAAACCCGAATTACGCATTCACACCTAGCAGGTGAATAACGTGGAGGAGAAATATGTCACTGAAGTGCGCCAGCGCCGCAGCGACTTTCTCCTCCCGTCACGCCGGTCTCGCTCTATGAGCCGCGATCACCTGATCCCACAGCAACCGGGAACCACGGGCAACGCTCCTCTCACGCGCAAGCAATTACGCGAACTCGAACGCACCACTCAGCTCGAGTCGAAGCAGAAGAGCAACTCCAAGCCTAGAAAGGCAGCGAAACAGCGCAGCGTGAAGCAGTCCGCTTCGAATCAGCCGGTGGAGGCGCCGACTGATTCCGTACTCGCGGACTTGTTTACTCCACCCTCGGCGACAAAAACACCAGCCACACAAGCTCCCGCTGTCGTGCAGGCGCCGGCTGTCGTAGAGTCGCCAGTTGTCGCGCAAGCGCCAGTAGTCGTACAGGCACCAGCAGTCGCGCAAGCTCCCGCCGTCGTGCAAGCGCCAACTGTAGAAGTGGCCGCTGTCGTCGTCGAAGCCGCCGCTGTCGTGGCTGTCGCCCCCACCGCTTCCGTTGCCGCTGCCGCAGTGCCAGCGGTCAACGAGGCACTTCCGAGTCGGCGCTCAATGCGTGCACAGCAAGCGAAGACAGACACGGTGCCGGCGATCCCGCTAGCGCCCACTACCGTATCGACATCACTGGTCGGAGCTATCACGCCAGCAGCCGGAGCGCCGACGGTTTCTGAGCGGCTCTTCACTG is a window from the Salinibacterium sp. NK8237 genome containing:
- a CDS encoding ion transporter, whose product is MNLSTPPESPSFRRRLAQFVDSALVQNFVLAVIVINAVIIALMTAAEQGTAAFDVLHALDSIALVVFVIELVLKLVAYGPKRFFTDGWSVFDFIVVGIALVPSAGPLSVLRALRVLRILRVIKFMPQVRMVVEALIRSFPGIGAIALLMSLVFFVASVMSTELFGDQFPEWFGSIGKSTYSLFQIMTLESWSMGIVRPIMEVMPLAWLFFVPFILIAAFITLNLFIAVIVDTMSSLRVEREEADHAEQERLAPAVQLQLSEEEHTLVSNGLNRMLVPSVAQPELLRMWGVETPDALHEDIQRLQLALAANHEHSPADWARMLFATDLALVRGPSLGSTSAERDAQANKALALSRSLRARFDEHATSAPVVNSAVNAAV
- a CDS encoding inositol monophosphatase family protein — translated: MAHGELLDLARSVATQAAELAARRRIEGVTVADRKTSSVDVVTYADRESEELIRSLIAAARPHDGFLGEEGEANTGTSGLTWVVDPIDGTVNYLYGIPHYAISVAVVEGDPDPSTWRALAGAVVNLGARETYAATAGGGSFLNGQRLQVAESVDLSQALVATGFSYLQELRVKQGRVVAGLLPQVRDIRRMGTASLDLCMVAAGRVNAYYEESLNPWDHAAGALIAREAGATVKGRGTQAEGKDFILAAAPAVAQKLEAVLTQLDA